In Desulfonatronum thiodismutans, the genomic window GCGGTGGATTTTGATCATGGCACTTTCGGCAGGATTCAGCGGAGTTGGCCATGACCGTGCCGACTTCCTCCGATTTGCTGGAGTAGGCGATCCGGCCTTTCTTGTCCAAAAGGCGGATGGCCTTGATGTTCTTGTGTGGACTGAAGGCGATGATCTGCTTGATGTCCTCCTCGAAGTCGTGAAGCGTGGCGCAATCAAGTCCGAGCAGGACGGTGTCCGAAAGGGTAATGATGTCTGATTTAATGCTGCGCAGGATGAATTCCTGGAGATAAACCACATTAAACGTGGCCCAGAGCCCGGCGCAAATGAAAAAAGTCACACCACCGGAGAGCAGCATCTTGAAGGTCAAGTTCTGAACCATGTTTTTGATTTTCATGGACTTTCCTTGATTTTTCGCAATGTGGGCCTAAACAGTGGAGTGCTCTGCCATACTGCTGGAGAAATACGGACGCTCCAGACATGGAGTCTGCTTGTTACGTGATTGTCGGCATTGCGTTGCATCCAGTGCGTAACTTGAGAAACAGGCTGTTGCTTGTCGAAGCTTATTCTCGACTGTATTAATCGTGTATTGCCTTGCTCGCCTTTCCTGTTGTTCTTTATTTCACAGACTACACTCAACCGGTGAAATATGGCAAGTGGTGGATGAAGAAAAAAAGAAACCCTGTAAGTTGATGGATAATGGCTTTTATACATGCCAGCTGCTCCTGAAATCATCCGCGATGCGCGTGATGCTGGATGCACAAGCGGACATTCTATCCTTGAAAAGGATAGAATGTCCGCTTGCAGTCTAGATATCGGGAGGCTCATTGATGAAGAGACTGGAGAGGGGAGAGGAAAGCGTTCTTGATTCTTGGGCGGGGCGGCGTGGACGTCGAGGGTCGTGGGGATACCGTTTTTTTTCGACCACTGTCGATGGTCAGGATACACCGAGGCCCGTAGCGCTGACGGCGCTCATGCCGCCTTCCAGGCTGATCACGTCCTGAAATCCATTGTGAAGCAGGGTTATCAGCGCTTCGTAGGAGCGTGCCCCGGTGCCGCAGATGACAAGGATGCTCTTGTCTCGAGGCAGTTTGTTCATGTTGTCGACCAATTCGCCTTGGGGGATGTTGATCCAGTGCTCCGGATTGGCCCCGGTTTCTTCCTTGGCGTCGCTTCGTTCGCGGCAATCCAGGAAGAAGTACGTGCCGTTCTCCCGCTGTTCCCAGAGGGCGGCGAATGCATCCACCTGAATGGTCCGGTTGCGTCCCGCGAGGATGTTCTCCGCCGCGTTGCCCAGTACGTTCAAAATGTCCAACGCCGCGGAAAAGGGCGGGGAGTAGGCGGCTTCCAGGCTGGTCAACGCCTCCACCTTCAGGCCCGAGGGCAACAGCCCGGCGATCACGTTCACCTTGCCCACCAGGGCGTCGCCACGGTCCGCGGTACCCTGCATCCCGAGAACACGACCGGTTTCGCGCTCCACGATCAGGTCCAGGCTCATCACGCCCCTGTCCGGGTGGAAGTGAGCCCGGTCCAGTTGACTGACGTGGACGCTCAGGGGGTTGAAACCGGCGGACCGAGCGGCTTGCAACGTCAGGCCGGTTCCCGCCGCGGCAAGATCGAACAGTTTAACGCACCACGAGCCCACCACGCCTAAAAACCGGCTTTCGCCGCCAGCCAGGTTGTCGCCGATCACCCGGCCTTGGCGATTGGCCAGGGAGCCCATGGGCAGGAAGGTTTTGGAGCCGGTCAGCAGGTGGTGCAGTTCCACGCAGTCTCCTCCGGCATAGATGTGGGGATCGGAAGTCCGCAGGTACTCGTCCACCGTGATTCCGCCGCGCTCAGAGACAGCCAGGCCCGCGACCCGGGCCAGTTCCGTGTTGGGCCGGACGCCCACGGCAACGATGACCAGGTCCGCGGGGATTTCGCCGTGTTTGGTGCGCACCCGGGCTACACGTCCCTGGCCGTCACCCTCCAGGCTGAGCACCTGATCGCCCAACTGGAACCGCACACCCTTGTCCCGCATGTGTCGTAGGGCGGTAAGGGAAAGATTGCCTCCGATCACGCCGGGCAGAATTTGTTCCCGAAGTTCGATGACCGTGGTTTCCACCCCCCAGAGATCTACCAGGGCCACGGCCATTTCCAGGCCGATGAATCCCGCGCCCACCACCACGGCCTGTTTCACGTTTCCGCTGGCAATGAGGGATCGGATGCTTTCGGCGGATTCCAGATTATGCACGGTATGTACGCCGGCCAGTTCTCTTCCCGGGATGGGCGGAATCACTGGTTTGCTGCCCGTGGCCAACACCAGCTGATCGTAGGCCAGAATCTCGGAGCGTCCCGAGGGCAGGTGGGTAAGGGTCACGGTCTTGGCGGCGCGGTCTATGGCCACGGCCTCGGTTTCGGTGCGCACTTCCACGCCTTTGCTTTTCCGGAAATACTCAGCGTCGCGGAGGACGTGAAAGGACGTGCTTTGCAGTTCCGGGACATCGCTGACCTCGCCGGAAACATAGAAGGGAATGCCGCAGCCGCTGTAAGCGATGCGTTTGTCTCGATCCACGAGGGTGACTCGGCTTTCCGGCTCCAGGCGCTTGAAGCGGGCGGCGGCTTTGGAGCCCAGAGCCACGGCCCCGATGATGACAATGTGTTGCGGCATGGCTTACGTCTTCCTCTCTGGCTGACGTGGTTTTTGAAAGCGACGGGCCGGTGCGTCCGGACCGACGAGCATCACCGGGCAGCGGGCCCCTGCGAGGACTTGAGATGAGACACAAGGTTCCTTTTCCGAAGGCTCCCGTGTTCCAGCATAACAGTCCGGAGTCAGGACGATCAGGTCGGCCTCGCTGTCCCGGGCGTATTTCAGGATTTCCACGGACGGATCACCTTCGCGGACGACATATGTGGCTTCGGTGGACAGACTCAGGTCGCGGCCCAGGTCGCGGCCCAGATAGCCCAAACGGCTCCTTGCTTGGCTCAGCGCTTGGTTCAGCGCGGTGCCTTCGAGGGCGGTGCCTGCCAGCGGCAGGGCATGAAACACGGCCAGGGCTCCTGCGTCCGCCTTAAGGACCCGCCCCGCCATGGTCAGGACGTCCTCCGTGCCTTCCTGGAGGTCGGTGGCAGCGACGATGCGCTGGAATGTTCCCGGAAAAGATCGGCTCAAAGCCGCTGACATTCCTGACGGAACGGTGAGAACCGGACAGGCGGCTTCCCGGGCGATGAGCAAGGCGGTATCCGTGGTCGAGGCGGAAAGCTCACGCCGACAGTGCTCGGCGTCGCCTTGGTCGCCGAGAACCACGAGGTCAGGCTCCATGAGGCGGATGGTCTTGAGCGTCTCGACGTGGACAAATCCGGAACTGAGCACCACGTCCGCCGTCAATCCTTCGGGCATGTTCGCCCGGCAGAATGCTTCGACCTCGACCCGCCGGGTCGAGAGTTCCCGTTCGTTGGAAAGTTGCAGTACGCAACTTTTCTCCCGCTCCTGGGGGGTGCTGACATGCTGGACCATAAATCCCGACTTGTGTCGAACCGCTACCGCCGCCGCCAAGCGGAAGGCGGACGTGCCGTCGCCCTTGTCCGTCAGGGCCAGGAGTACCAGCTTGAACATTCGCGCCTCCAGGGAACTGTCACATTTCGTAACTGCTCAGAAAACCGGATAAGAAGATCTGGATATCGGTAACGCGCCGACCTGCTCCAGATTGAATGAATCTGAAACGGCATGGCTCGATACGTCATTCCCGCGAAAGCGGGAATTCTGGGCGGTTGAATGGTCAGGCACAGTATGTGCTGAGTCGTTACCACCCGGCATTTCTTAAGCAGCTTTCATGCCGCACGGGAGTTGCCTGTATTTTTAGTGGGTTGACACCTCTGCGTTTTTTCATAGAACTGGCTTGGGCGTAAAATTTGCCCATATTATTTTGTTGGACGCATTCTTCTTCCGATGGGAGAGCTGTTGATTTTCGAGTGAGGTGATAATGCATTTTTTACACGACATATCCTGTGAACATATCATGGACAGCTTGGCCGACGGGGTGTTCACCGTGGACAAGGACTGGAACATCACCTTTTTCAACCGGGCGGCCTGCGCCATCACCGGCGTGTTGAAGGACGAGGCCTTGGGGCGAAAGTGCTGGGAAGTCTTTCGATCCAGCATTTGTGACGGGGCCTGTGCCTTGAAGGCCTCTCTGGAGGCCGGGGAAAGCCGCGCCAACCGGTCGCTGTATTTCGTGCGCAGCGATGGAACCAGGGTGCCCATCAGCATCAACGCCGCTCCGTTGCGGGACCGGCGGGGCAAGATTGTGGGCGGAGTGGAGACGTTTCGTGATCTTTCGGCCTTGCGTCAGATTCAAAAAAAACTGGATGGATTGTATCGGGTGGAAGACATCATCAGCAGAAGCCCGGTGTTTCAGCGGACCTTGAGCATCCTGCCCCAGATCGCGACCAGCGGTTCCACGGTGCTGCTGCTGGGCGAGTCGGGCACGGGAAAGGAACTGGTGGCCCGGGCGATCCACAATCTGAGTGGTCGCAACGGCAAGCCCTTCGTGGCCGTCAATTGCGGAGCCCTGCCGGAGCAACTGCTGGAAAGCGAGTTGTTCGGTCATAAGGCCGGGGCTTTTACGGACGCCAAGCGAGACAAGCCTGGCCGATTCCAGGCCGCGGACGGCGGGACCTTGTTTCTCGACGAAATCGGGGACATGCCCCTGGCCCTGCAGGTCAAGATTCTGCGCGTCTTGCAGGAAAAGGTGGTCGAGCCCCTGGGCGCGGTGCGCGGCGTGCCGGTGAACGTCCGGATCGTTGCGGCCACCAACAAGGATTTGGAGGATATGGTCGCCCGCCAGGAGTTCCGGGGAGATCTCTATTACCGTTTGAACGTGGTCCGTCTGGTCCTGCCGCCCTTGCGGGAGCGACCGGAGGACGTCCCGCTACTGGTCCAGCATGTGGTCAAGCGCCAGAACGTTTTGACCGGCAAGGACATTCAAGGGGTGACGGAAGAAGTAATGCGCCTGCTGGTGCGTCACCCATTCCCGGGCAACGTCCGGGAATTGGAAAACATCATTGAATACGCGTTCATCCTTTGTCCTGGAGGATTGATCAAGCTGGAACATCTGCCTGATGGCCTGTGCCCCGATACTCCGGCCACACCGTCCATGGCCTTGCGCGGCACCATGGATGAAATCAAGCGACAGGCCGCGGCCCAGGCTCTGGCCCGCAACAATGGCCGGGTCATGGCCGCTTGCCGCGAACTGGAGGTGTCCAAGGACACTCTGCGGCGGTTGTTGCGTTAGTGCCGGTTAAATTTCGTAACTGTTCAAAAAAAATGATGTAAACATGACTTGGATTCTCGTCTTCGCGGGAATCCAGGTTTTTTATGCGTCATATCCGGAGACTCGCCTCGACTTTCCCCCTCCCCATTATATCCCCCCCTCTTCGTTTTCGCGGTACCGGTCGGAAGCTTGAGCCCGGCGTCCAGCTCCTCTTTTTTTTACGCGGCGATCTGGGCTAATTTTACGTCCATCGCTTTGCGCCAGTTCGTCTTATTTCGTCTTACATGCTGAAAAGCATAGCTTTTTTAACTTGGCATGCAATATGCCATGTGAAAGGAGTAATTGGAGCGTTTTTTTTCCCCCGAAGCATTTCGGAGAACAGCGATGCGAGTGTGTTTGGCCTGCTACGGAAACCGTATCGCAACACTGCTGGATACGGCCACATCGCTTCACCTCTATCATGAACAGCCCGACGGGACGATGCGTGACACTCCGGAGCAGATGCTTCCGGGGCCGAGTCATGGGCCGGAAATACACGTGTTGCCGAGTACAGTGCGGGATCTGGGCATGTTGGGTTTTGCGCGGACCCTGGTGCAGTCGGATGTCCACTGGTTGCTCTGCGGCGGATTGGCCTGTCCGGACAGGGAAATATTGATTTACGCCGGGCTACGGGTGGAGCCCTGGATTGGCGGCAGGGCGGATGAAGTGGCGCAAGCCTGGTTTGCGGGTCGCGTTCTGTCCTACAAAATGCCCGGTCTTGGAAAACGTAACTGCGCGGTAGGGCGAGGATGGCGACGGACAACAAAAGGAGTTCGAAAAATGCAGATGAAACGTATTGCGGTTTCCAGTGAAGGCCCTCTTCTGGATGACATGGTGGATCCACGGTTCGGCAGGGCGGCGGGCTTCGTCGTCGTGGATCAAGTCGGAAACGCCTCAAGCTACATTGACAATGGCGCGTCCCAGGTCATGGCCCAAGGCGCGGGGATCCAGGCGGCGCAAAACCTTGCAAACGCCGGGGTGGAAGTGGTGATCAGCGGGTTTGTCGGGCCCAAGGCCTTTCAAGCTCTGTCCGCCGCGGGAATCCAGATCATCCAAAATGTCGAGGGCGTGACCGTGGGGCAGGCCGTGGAACGGTTCAAGCGCGGCGAACTGACCGTGGCTGATGCGCCCAACTCCCAGGCGCATGGTGGAACAGGTCGAGGACGTGGGCAAGGGAGCGGCCAAGGACGCGGGCAAGGAGCGCGGCGGTGATCTTCGCCGTTGCCAGCGGCAAGGGGGGGACGGGGAAAACCACGGTCACCGCCTCCCTGGCCGCCATTTGGGAGGAACCGTTGACTCTCGTGGACCTGGATGTGGAAGAGCCCAATCTGCATCTGTTCCTGAAGCCCGAGGTGATGCGGGAGACAGCGGCCATGCTGGAGGTTCCGGTCCACGATTCGGACAAGTGCACCCTGTGCGGGGAGTGCTCCAGGTTTTGCCAGTACAAGGCCTTGGCAATCATGGGCAAAACCATGTTGTTCTATCCGGAAATGTGCCACGGTTGCGGCGGGTGTCTGAAAATTTGTCCCGAGGGGGCTCTCAGCCCGGGCGGACGGGAGCTGGGCCGGATCGCCGAGGGCCAAACGGAGTTCGGACGTTTTTTCATGGGCCGGTTGCGGGTTGGAGAAGCCATGAGTCCGCCGCTGATGCAGCAGGTCAAGCAGCGGGTAATGGAGCAAGCGAGTCATGGTGGGATGCCGAATGACGTGCTGGGAGATGTGCTGATTGACGCCCCTCCCGGGGTGAGTTGCCCGGCGATGCATGCCGTGATGGATGCGGACGCAATCCTTCTGGTCACCGAGCCCACGCCATTTGGCCTGTATGATTTTCGTCTGGCCGTGGAGGCCTTTTACGGGTTGAACAAACCCATGGGCGCGGTGATCAACCGGGTCGGCATCGGGGACCAAGGCGTGGACGATTACTGTCGGGCCGTCGGCATTCCGATCTGGGCCCACATTCCCAATAGTATCCTCGCGGCCAAAGCTTACTCGCGGGGGGAGATCGTCGCCAGAGAGCTGCCGGAGCTGAGAGGGATTTTTCAGGAGTTGAAAGAGCGGATGCGGGCCGCCGTCACCGTGTCCCGGGAGGTGGAACGTGCGTGAGATCGTGGTGATCAGCGGCAAGGGCGGCACGGGCAAGACCAGTATCACGGCAGCTTTCGCGCATTTGGCTGACAACGCCATGGTCTGCGACCTGGACGTGGATGCGCCGGATCTGCACATGCTGTTGGCTCCGGTTGTCGAGGAAGAGCATGCATTTCGCTCCGGGCACGAAGCGGTGATCGATCAAGAGCGATGCACGAAATGCGGTGTGTGCGCGGAACTCTGCCGCTTCGGGGCCGTACGCGAAGACCAGGGGAAGTATGTCGTCGACTCCCTACGATGCGAGGGCTGCAAGGTTTGCGTCCATTTTTGTCCGGATCAGGCCGTGGATTTCGTGGAAAAGCATTGTGGGCAGTGGTTTTCCTCTGCCATGCGTTTCGGGCCGATGATCCATGCACAGTTGTTTCCAGGTGAAGAAAACTCCGGACGGCTCGTGGCCCTGCTCAAGAAGGAAGCCCGCCAACGAGCGAAGAAGCAAGGACTGTCCATGATTCTGTGCGACGGGACGCCGGGAATCGGGTGTCCGGTCATCAGCTCGCTTTCCGGGGCGAACCTGGCGGTGGTGATCACCGAGCCGACCCCGTCCGGACGTCACGACCTGGAGCGAGTGGCCGACCTGTGCCTCCATTTCCGCATCCCCGTGGCCGTGATTGTGAACAAGTTTGACCTGAACCCTGATAACAGCCGGGAGATCGGGGTGTACTGCCGTGAGCAGGGGCATGGCCTGCTGGGCATGCTGCCCTACGATGAGCAGATGACCAAGGCCATGATTCTGGGCAAGTGCATCACGGAAATGCCGGCCTCTCACTTTGGCGACGAATTGCGCGGGATATGGGAGAAGATTGTCGCCTGTCCCGTTGGTCCGTTGCGTCTCACTTAACTGTTGTAACGCAACGCGTATTGGTTTTCTTAATTGCTAACCGCTTCAATGAAATAAAGGAGATGTCACCATGGACACGTTGATTATCGCCGTCCCGTCCGAGACCCCCGGCGGTCTGGATGCCGCCGTCGGGATGCATTTCGGTCATTGCGATCTGTACACCATCGTGGAAGCCAAAAACGGGGAGATCGTGGACGTGCGAACACTGCCCAACGTTCCCCACCAGCAAGGCGGGTGCATGGCTCCGGTCAATCACCTGGCCGGCAACGGCGTCAAGGTACTCATAGCCGGGGGCATGGGGTTGCGGCCGTTGATGGGGTTTCAGCAGGCTGGAGTAAGGGTCGTGCATGGTGCGGGCTTGCCTTCCGTGGGTCACGCGGTGCAAGCCTTCCTGACGGATTCCCTGCCGACCTTCAGCACCGAGAATACCTGCGGCGGCGGAGCCCAGCATTAGCCGATCAACCGCTGTGCATTGCCGATAATCCGGCGTTTCCTTGTGTCGATCATTGTCCGGGAAGCGTCGGATCATCTTTTCCATAAGGTGCGCATGAGGTGCCTTTGAATCGCCCTGTCGCGATGTATCGGGATTACGGGAGAAAACGCATGCAGATATTGATAGCCACCAATCGTTCAGAGGATATATTCGCTCGTTTTTGCGACGCGTTACGACAAGAATTGCGAAATGTGGAATTATTGTTCACCAACAACTGGACCAATGTCCTGGCCGCGGTGAAGGTCATGCCCCCGGGGTTCCTGATCCTGGACCAGGGCCTGCCCGAAGGCGGGCCTTTGGAATTGACGCGAAAATTGCTGACCGTGAACGCGGCGGTGAACTGCATCGTGGTCACCGAGCTGGACGAGGAATCCTTTCACGAGGCTGGAGAAGGCCTGGGCATTTTCGCTCCATTGTCCGTGGACCCGAGCTTTGCGGACGGAGAGGCCTTGGCTCGAAGTATAAAAAAGTTCATGGGAGGCGGCGTGGGCGTAGCTGCCCCTTCATGACCCTGAATCCTGACCTTGCGGAGGACAACGGATTTGAGCGTGCGGCAAGGTTCAGGGAGTCGCCATCTCCGGCCTGCCGTGCGTCCGAGGGGGGGCGCACGGCGATAAAAAACCAAGACCGCCCAATGCGGCCTGGGTTCAAGCGAGGAGAGGCGAAACAATTTTTGGTTAATTTCAGGCCAGCTGGCCTGTTGATATCGCCAGGATCGGCTTGATGATGTGATGTAAAGCCTGGGCCGTAGGGCCTTCCTGGTGGATGCGCAGGAAGGCGAACCCTTCGTCTCCGGAGCGGACCACTTCGGGATCCAGGGGGATCCTGCCCAGAAAAGGAACGCCCATCTCCTCGGCAAGAGCCAGCCCTCCTCCGCTGCCGAAAATATCATCCAGATGACCGCAATGGCCGCAGACATGGCCACTCATGTTTTCCACAATGCCCAAGACAGGATTGCCCACCTCGGCGCAAAAGGTCACGGATCTTCGGACATCATCCACGGCCACGCCCTGAGGAGTGGTCACGATCAGGGCCTTGGCCGACGGTCCCAGCAGTTGGAGCACGGACAAGGGCTCGTCCCCGGTCCCGGGCGGACAATCCACGACCAGGAAATCCAGATCGCCCCAGGTCACGTCGCGCAAAAACTGCTTGATCATCCCCATCTTTACCGGACCGCGCCAGATCACGGGTTCCCGGTTGCTTGGCAATAAAAAGCCCAATGACATGACCCACAAATTCGGACCGGCATTAATGGGCTCCAGCCGTCCGGCGTCAATATGCGGATGCTTTCCGCTCAGGCTGAGCAGCCGGGGAATGCTCGGACCGTGGACATCCACGTCCAGCAGACCGGTCTTCATCCCGGCCATGGCCAGAGCCTGAGCCAGATTTACGGCTACTGTGCTCTTGCCCACGCCGCCCTTGCCGGAAAGGACGACGATCTTGTTTTTGATCCGGGCAAGATTGGCCTGGAGAGCCTTTTCTTCCTCGCTCTGCCCGGCGCAATCCTTGTCCGAACACGTCCCGCATTCATGGTCGCTCATGATGCGCATACTCCTGACTCTGATGGTTGAAGGGAGCGGTTGATCGGATATTGTTCAACATTATCAGATGTCTATGTCATGTTCCAGCAACGATGTACCCGCAGACGTCGTTGCCTGGGGCGGTTGCCGGGCATGGGTTTTGGGGTTGCCGACGCACCGGGCGTACCAGAGCCGGTCGGGGCGGATGCCGACGCCGGAGCAGTGCTTCCGTCTTGCTGGTTGCGCGAGCCACTTTGGCTCCAACCTTGACCCTTGCCTTGACCTCGTCCCATCCCCTGGCCGCCTTGACCGCGGCAACCGCCACGGCCTCGTCCCCGGCCTCGCCCTTCTTGGCCTTGTGGGCAATTTCCATTGCCCCACCCATTAATCGCGCCCTGTCCCGTGGGGCCGGTTCCATCACCTTTTGGCATGACAATCTCCTGTATGCTGTTCCTTGATTGTGGTCTGTTGACCATGCAAGGGCTTAAACACAATCTGTGCCAAAAAGAGAGGTGTAATAGTTTTAGGTGGATAGAGTGAGAGGGTGGGAAGCAGGTTAAGAAATGGGCTTGTAATACGTCTTAGGATGAGAACCAGGCTATTTTTGCGCCTTTGTTGCCGCGTTCCGAGCAAGGCTCTGACTGCGCCAAGCCTGTTTGTTCAAAGACCGATACACTGGCACATGGCCAACAAAGCCAAGCAGACGGCCCCATGGCCATTGCTCTGGACTTCTGCGCTCGACATGAAGGGGGCGTGCGAGGGGACGGAAGATGCTGAGATCGTCCCCTCGAAAAAACTATTCAGAGCCGGACTCTTTCAGCTCGGGCGATCGCCGACTTGGACAAGTCAGCGGTTGTTTGCGAGGCAGGGTGATGGTGAAGGTGCTCCCTTTGCCGGGTTCGGATTCAACGGCGATGGAGCCGCCATGTTTTTCGATGGTCTGGTTGGAGATGAAGAGGCCCAGGCCGGTGCCCTTGCTGCCTTTGGAAGAAAAGAAGAGGGTGAAAATTTTCTCTCGGGTTTCCTTGTCCATGCCTTGGCCCTGGTCCTTGACCGTAATGGCGACGCGATCCGGGGTTCCCGAGGCTGAAAACTCGACTTGGCGTTGTTCGACTTCAACTCCTTCGCAGGCATCCACCGCGTTCTCCAGGAAATTGACCAGGGCCGCGGACAGGGCTGCGGCGTCGATCTGAAAGGTGCCGAGGTTTTCTTCGGCATGAAAGGTGAAGCGGACGTCGGCCTTGTCCGCTCGTGGGCGGATCAGTGCGGCAGTGTCAGCAAGGAATTTCGCCGCGTCGAAGTCCTGAACTTCGAGATCCCGGGACTTGGCGTAGTAGAGGATGTCCAGCACCAGCTTGCGGACCTTGCCGATGATATTTTTCAAAGTGTTCATGGCGTCCGCGACCTGGTCGGGCTGGTCGTTTTTCAGGCCGGATTCCAGGCGGTACATGCCTCCGTCCAGGGCCGTGAGTAGTCCCTTGACCCCATGGGACATGGAGCCGAGCATGATGCCCAGGGAGGTCAGATGGTCCTGGAGGCGGCGAATTTCGGTGATGTCCGTGTACATTTCAATGACCTGATGAATATCACCCTGGGCATTGCGAATGGGCGAGGAAATCGCCAGTACGTTAAGCTGCTCTCCATCCTTGGTGGTGACCACGGTTTCCGTCTGGTGCGACTCACCGTCCTGAAGCGTTTGCTGCATCAGGCAGTCCGCGCAGGGCGCTTCCCTGCCCTTCTTTTCCCGGTAACACAGCAGCCCTTCGGCCTCGTTGAACTTCTCCTTGAAGCGGCGGTTAGTCTCCGCGACGGTGAAGTCCGGGTTTAGCACCGTAATATAGCAGGGGACTTCGTCGAAGAGGCGCTGGTATTTGCGTTGGGTGGCCAGCAGTTCGTCCCGAAGACGACTGAGTTCCGTCATATCCACGGCAATGCTCAGGACCAGCCCGACCTCCCCTTCCTTGTCCAGGATCGGCGAGGTATGCGCCGTGACCGGGATCGGCGTTCCGTCCTTGCCGACCAGGGTCGCTTTGAGGCGCTGACCGTTCCCGGACTGAAAGGTCGCCTGGACGGGACATTCGGAATCGGCAAAGGTCTCCTGGGCGTACATCTGGGGCGTGTTCATGCCGTTGCAATCGCCGATGCGCTCTCTGAACAGACTGTTGCAGGCCACGACCCGCAGATCCTTGTTATGTAGGGAGACGAGGCAGGGCAGCTCGTTGAAGAGCCCGGTTCGATTTTCCACCTCGGTTGTGATTCCGGATAAAAAATCACTGAATTTTTCCACCATCTGGCCGGCGGCGGTCTGGCGTTCCAGCTTGACGATGTGCTGGGTTTTTTCTTCCACGAGCCGTTCGAGGTTCTCCGTGTAGTTTCGCAACTGACGTTTCATCACGATCTTTTCCCGAACGCGGTTCAGGGAGATTTCCAGCACATCGTCGTTGATGGGTTTGGTGATGAAGTCGGCGGCTTCGTGTTTCAGAGCCTCGATGGCCAGTTCCAGGTCGCCGTGGCCGGTGATGATCACCACCTCCACGTCGGGATAGTCTTTCTTGAGCCGCCGCATCAGCTCAATTCCGTCCATGACCGGCATCTTGATGTCGGTGAGCACGATGGAAGGCTGGAAGTCTTGGAAGACTTCCAGGGCGATACTTCCGTTCTCTGCGGTTTTGACCTCGTACCCCATGTCTTCCAGGGTCAGCCCCAGAAAGCGTCTGATTCCCTCCTCGTCGTCGACGAGCAGTAATTTCTTGTCCGTGATCATGTTTGCTCCAAATCAAGATGAAGGCGTAAAAGAGGCCATGCAGTGCATCCGGGGTCAAAGGGGCAGCTTTATGCCTGCCATGCCGACCCTTTCGTTTCTGAATCAGTCATGCCCGCGAAAACGGGTATCCAGAATCGGAATGAGGCCACACACGGAATGTGCTGAACAGTTCCAGTGGTGGAGAAAAAAGGAGTAAAAGGGACGGGCGGAAAAGGCAATCCACGATGGCTAAAACACACCCCGTGGATGTTGGGCGGGTGATATCGGAAAGCTATGAAAGTGAAAATGTCCGCCCTTGCCACGCGAGCGGGACAAGGGAGGACGGATATTCGAGGGGCCGGCTCAGCCGATGGTCTGCTTGACGATCTTCATCAGTTCGTCGCGGTCGAACGGCTTGGTCAGGCTGGCGACGGCCTTTTGGATTGCATACTGGTTGGACGGCAGGCCGCTGATCACGATGATCGGGATTTTCTTCAGTTCCGGGTTCTGGGTCAGTTTGCGGTAAAAACGAGGACCCCATTCATTGGGCATTTCCAGGTCAAGGGTGATCAGGTCCGGTTTTTCCTTGGCCACGATGTCGTGGGCCTCTGAGCCGTCGTTGGCTTCCACGGTTTCATAGCCGTTGTCCTTGAACAACTGGGTCAGGTACGAGGTGATTTCCTTGTCGTCGTCGACGACCATGATTTTCTTCGCCACT contains:
- a CDS encoding FAD-dependent oxidoreductase translates to MPQHIVIIGAVALGSKAAARFKRLEPESRVTLVDRDKRIAYSGCGIPFYVSGEVSDVPELQSTSFHVLRDAEYFRKSKGVEVRTETEAVAIDRAAKTVTLTHLPSGRSEILAYDQLVLATGSKPVIPPIPGRELAGVHTVHNLESAESIRSLIASGNVKQAVVVGAGFIGLEMAVALVDLWGVETTVIELREQILPGVIGGNLSLTALRHMRDKGVRFQLGDQVLSLEGDGQGRVARVRTKHGEIPADLVIVAVGVRPNTELARVAGLAVSERGGITVDEYLRTSDPHIYAGGDCVELHHLLTGSKTFLPMGSLANRQGRVIGDNLAGGESRFLGVVGSWCVKLFDLAAAGTGLTLQAARSAGFNPLSVHVSQLDRAHFHPDRGVMSLDLIVERETGRVLGMQGTADRGDALVGKVNVIAGLLPSGLKVEALTSLEAAYSPPFSAALDILNVLGNAAENILAGRNRTIQVDAFAALWEQRENGTYFFLDCRERSDAKEETGANPEHWINIPQGELVDNMNKLPRDKSILVICGTGARSYEALITLLHNGFQDVISLEGGMSAVSATGLGVS
- a CDS encoding NifB/NifX family molybdenum-iron cluster-binding protein, with translation MRVCLACYGNRIATLLDTATSLHLYHEQPDGTMRDTPEQMLPGPSHGPEIHVLPSTVRDLGMLGFARTLVQSDVHWLLCGGLACPDREILIYAGLRVEPWIGGRADEVAQAWFAGRVLSYKMPGLGKRNCAVGRGWRRTTKGVRKMQMKRIAVSSEGPLLDDMVDPRFGRAAGFVVVDQVGNASSYIDNGASQVMAQGAGIQAAQNLANAGVEVVISGFVGPKAFQALSAAGIQIIQNVEGVTVGQAVERFKRGELTVADAPNSQAHGGTGRGRGQGSGQGRGQGARR
- a CDS encoding sigma-54 interaction domain-containing protein gives rise to the protein MHFLHDISCEHIMDSLADGVFTVDKDWNITFFNRAACAITGVLKDEALGRKCWEVFRSSICDGACALKASLEAGESRANRSLYFVRSDGTRVPISINAAPLRDRRGKIVGGVETFRDLSALRQIQKKLDGLYRVEDIISRSPVFQRTLSILPQIATSGSTVLLLGESGTGKELVARAIHNLSGRNGKPFVAVNCGALPEQLLESELFGHKAGAFTDAKRDKPGRFQAADGGTLFLDEIGDMPLALQVKILRVLQEKVVEPLGAVRGVPVNVRIVAATNKDLEDMVARQEFRGDLYYRLNVVRLVLPPLRERPEDVPLLVQHVVKRQNVLTGKDIQGVTEEVMRLLVRHPFPGNVRELENIIEYAFILCPGGLIKLEHLPDGLCPDTPATPSMALRGTMDEIKRQAAAQALARNNGRVMAACRELEVSKDTLRRLLR
- a CDS encoding ATP-binding protein, encoding MIFAVASGKGGTGKTTVTASLAAIWEEPLTLVDLDVEEPNLHLFLKPEVMRETAAMLEVPVHDSDKCTLCGECSRFCQYKALAIMGKTMLFYPEMCHGCGGCLKICPEGALSPGGRELGRIAEGQTEFGRFFMGRLRVGEAMSPPLMQQVKQRVMEQASHGGMPNDVLGDVLIDAPPGVSCPAMHAVMDADAILLVTEPTPFGLYDFRLAVEAFYGLNKPMGAVINRVGIGDQGVDDYCRAVGIPIWAHIPNSILAAKAYSRGEIVARELPELRGIFQELKERMRAAVTVSREVERA
- a CDS encoding universal stress protein; translation: MFKLVLLALTDKGDGTSAFRLAAAVAVRHKSGFMVQHVSTPQEREKSCVLQLSNERELSTRRVEVEAFCRANMPEGLTADVVLSSGFVHVETLKTIRLMEPDLVVLGDQGDAEHCRRELSASTTDTALLIAREAACPVLTVPSGMSAALSRSFPGTFQRIVAATDLQEGTEDVLTMAGRVLKADAGALAVFHALPLAGTALEGTALNQALSQARSRLGYLGRDLGRDLSLSTEATYVVREGDPSVEILKYARDSEADLIVLTPDCYAGTREPSEKEPCVSSQVLAGARCPVMLVGPDAPARRFQKPRQPERKT